The genomic interval AGTACTTGAAAATGCAAGTGGCTCTTCCcactttctccttctccctccctcacaCAACTCTTATTCAATATTTCTTTGTAGAGCTCAGGAATGTCAGTTTAGAGAAATATAATAAGTGATTTTTATTGTAGATAGTCATAAAACTTTGAGAAAGACAttgaaataaagtagaaaaaaaatcaattcctaCTCTTTCAATTTAAGAGTTAATGAGGACGCTGCAGAATTTTATGTACCGATGAACTCCATCCTTTTAAAAAACCTACGAAACAAACAAACACTTACacattttggattttcttttatcTCAGAGCCAAGAGCCAAAATGAAATTTACAGTACTTGCTCTCGCCGTTGGACTAACTTTGCTGCTAGGAGTCCAAGCCATGCCTGCAAACCGCCTCTCCTGCTacagaaaaatactaaaagatcGCAACTGTCACAGCCTTCCAGAAGGAGTAGCTGACCTGACAAAGATTGATGTCAATGTCCAGGATCACTTCTGGGATGGGAAGGGATGTGAGATGATCTGTTACTGCAACTTCAGCGAACTGCTCTGCTGCCCAAAGTAAGGAAATGCAGTCACAAAACGTATGGTTGTAAAATGCATGCATAACAACTTTCTTAAGACACCTTCAcaaggagtttgctgaaacttGTCACCCTTTTCAATAAAATCCTATTCAGATCTCAGCTATTTTTTAGGATGATCAACATTATGTACTCAACTGAATGTTTTCATTTAAGAGACAGAGTTTGGCAGATTTTAGTTAAGCTAAATGAAAGACAAATAAAGAACACTCCAGTCTATTAAAAGGTTTTGGATAAAAGATCCCAGTGAACAGATCAAGTAACAGGATGGAAAAGTTTGGTTAATAGTGAGAGAAAAACTTTCTAGTTCTATATATGAGTTAACGAGAAATTAACTGAAGTTTCTACCAACTTGGAAAGTAGATGTATTTTAAGTATAATACAAAGGTAGATaaatcaataaagatttttagctCTTGATTTTAATGTAATCTTTTCCTGGTTATTGGGGAATCTCAAATACTGTGATCTTGCCTATTTCATTTGAAATTAGTTTTTCCAAATTACTTTCAACATATGTcatcattgtttttcatttttctaagaaatCTGTGAGACAGAAAGGACAGATAAAACCGCTTTATCAGGGAAAGGTGCAGAGAGGTAAAATGACCAGCACCAACCACATAACTAGCTAATATCAGCTCTGACActagaacccaggactcctgatTTGGACCAGGTAATTTTCCTACCAAACCAGTTGGTTCTTAGGTGTTGTTCCCAGGGCAGCAGCTCCAGTATTAGCTGAGTTCTTgttaaaaatgtaattcaaacTTGGACCCCAGACCAAACCAGCTGGATCAGAAACAATGGAGAGGAAGCAAAGCAATTATGATTTAAACCCTTTGAGTAATTCTGATTCATCATAAAATGTGAGAATCACTTGATTAAAGAATGATATCAAGAACTCAAGTTAACTGAGTTAGGTTAGGTCCTAACTGAGTTAGGTCCATAAAATGACCTAACTTTTCCTACATAAATGAAATGCCAtctaatattaaaatatcatacttaaaattttcttataaGACTTGAAACTGATTTACTGAAATGTACTTGTAGTTATTTTATGATATAATTTTGTGATCATCCATTGTTAGTGGATGAAATAGAAGTATGAATATATGAAAGTAGTTTCTATCTGATTTTGGGTTACTGCTGTTGCATTAGCAACAAATAGgtaagtatatttcttttttttttttaacctgtaaacacaaattttgcatcttttttttttcagttgcactGAGATATAGTTAAATATAGCACTGTTcacatttaaggtgtacagcacaaTGAGTTGAAAGAAATagacagttgacccttgaacaacacataTTTGAACTGCATGGGTACACTTACCTGCAAATTTCTTTCACTAAATACATACTATAGCACTATATCATCTATGATTGGCTGAATTCTCAGATGTTGAACTACAGGTATGGAGGACTGACTGTAAAGTTATTCACAGATTTTTGGTTGCACAGAAGGTCAGTACCCCTTATTGctgtattgttcaagggtcaactgtattatgaaatgattacaatAATAAGTGCAGTTAACACAAATCACCTCACATGGtcaaaaaattgtttttccttgTGATAACTTTAGGATATATTATCTcagaaactttcaaatatatcacACACAGTGTTAGTTATGGTTATCATGTTGTACAGTGTATGCTAAGTATATTTCTACTGAGCCATAATCATAATACTACCTTGCACATACATATAATTTGATATTATTCCATGCATTTTTTCAAATGGAGTGGCATTTTATTACAAACAGCCCTCATTTTCCTAATTAGTTTATCCATATTTTCCCACCTTAATAATCCCAAGTCCTGTGGATCATATTTTGATTACACATAACATTAGTACAGAAGGCAGCATCACATTTTTACATATCACCTTAAGTGATTTTTCCAACAAGAGTAAAGTTGAGTAGCTTAACATTTCACCTTTCCCTATAAAACCTAGAAATGTATTTATTCGCTTccctagaaaattttaaacttctgtttCTTATCAGTAGATTTAAACATTATGCCCATTCCCACCCATAACagagaaatgaattttttggtaTGATTGTAATGTTTCCAAGTCACCcagtctttgcttttctttatcaaTAAACGATAGCATCATGTCAATGACAAATGGGGAAAAGTAGAAGAATTGATTACCTTCTTAATCTTTGTTGCTCCTGTGGCAAGTCTTCCCACTCATTCTCATTGTACTTTGTTCACCTAAAAAGAACAGTTATGTCTGAAATCCTGGAAATCACTGTCCATTTTTAGCCCAGCAAAGACTAACATGTATCTTAATTTCCAGCTGGATTTAAttcatgttctactctttttcAGAGATGTCTTCTTTGGACCAAAGATCTCTTTCGTGATTCCTTGCAACAATCACTGAACATCTTCATGTATTCCAGACAAACCGCCCATAATTCCCCGCAAACAGCGCTATAATAGTGTAACACTATTTCTGGTTTCTGTGCAGTGCAATAAAGCACAGATTCTATAAATTCTTACTTGTCTAAGCAAACTTGTGTTAAATAAGTagtaataaaaattcaatttaatttttctctgtggacattgtttaaaatttttcactaGAAAATTTTCATCTATAAGGTATTTAATATGCTTGATAAAAGAATTCTGTTGTCTAGATGCAGAGCCATAACTGTGGATCAAAGATGAAGAATACTTTCACTTCTTCATTAACAGTTATTGACCATGTACACTTAATGGaaagaaccagagataaattgaGGTTCTTAGAAGGGAAACTAGAAATTTTCTAATAATAGTAAGAGGGGAAAAGGGAGCCagtatatgaataaatattatgCATGCCAAATACTTTAAGTGTATTTGcattttgctcttttaaaaacaacaaaattgtcAAGACAAATATTCTTAAATCAATCTTTCAGATGCTAACTCAAGTTTAAGATATTTGCTAAAAAATCAAGACAGACTTTGAATAGAGTTCCAGCTCCAAAATACTCACATAGCTGTATCCTTAAAACTATGCAGCATACCCATGACATGTCCCTTTTTGGGGGTAATaacaaaacatatattaaaagaaatggaTGTTGGATGAGAATTAAAAAGTCACACaaattttaaaggtaaataaaaCAGATTCTTTCAAAGATATTTTCTGGTTGTTAGAGGCAGTATTGGACTATGCTCCATACCTTAGGAGTGTTCACTGACTGGTGGCCAGCAGAAGTAATTTCAGAAAGTCCTTCatgttataaaaatgtattaaatacttGCTCAGTGCCAGTTATTTGGGTGTGTTAACAATTTGGGAATGTAGTAATGAATAAGATGGGCTTCTCCTCTTGGAACTTGTATTCTACCAAAACAGTAatcataacaaatatttataaatgtgaagCCTGCTGCTCCAAAGAAGAAGTCTAGGATGCTTTATAAAGTATTGCTGTGGGGAAACATTTGAGAAGCATAACACTTGTAGTAAAACTAGGAGATAACCATTTTGTGTATTaaagtgacattatttcattgAAATACATCCTTTGGGGTCCCTGATCTGTTTCTGAAGACCACATCCAGAACAGTATCTGGTATTTATTCAGTGTTCAATAGGTGTTACTGGGCtgaacaaaataattttgaggTAGTCAGAATTCAGTTTCTCTTAAAAGTTGCAAAAGCATAAGTCAGAACATGTTTTCAAATAGTATGACCTCTGCAAAAACACATGAAGTGGAATTGTTTAAAAAACTAAAGTTTATTCTTTAATCAACATAGCATATGATTTGATTGAGCTTTTTCTCCTTCACTGAAGTGAAGTATTAAAGTCAAACTAACTCATTAACAGAAATCTTACATCCTTACTGGAACAGTGCATAGAATAggtaaacaaagaaaattatcagTACATCTGTTACATTTTCTACTCAGTATAGACTGTCTCTAAGGAAGACAAAAAAAGCAATTCAGCAATGGCATTTTATTAAGTATCCCGTTAATGCTGCAATCAAACCCTGATGAGAAAAACAGTATTTGAAAAAAGGCTGAATATTTAATACATGGAATTTTATAGATAATTATGATGATTTTCATcatgttctttcctttctggaaaTAACTTGTAATATCCAATTATATTACATTCTTTTAGAAACAAATGCATTATattgtttttgtaattaaaaaaagtacacattgtaatattttataataaaaaacaaagcacaCATTGTTTCTTATAAATtagcaaataaatgtaaaaacatgAATGTTCACACAACTTATGCAACAGTTTCTAACTTGgtcaacatgtttttaaaagcaaatatttcatcCAATTATTtaatgaatagatatttttttcaaTAGCTTTTAGCTACAAGATGACTAACCTTTTATTGAAAATGTACTAACACCATCTTTCAACTGAATGAGGTATGTACTACTATCATCATCCCTACTCTGTGGACAAAAATGGCAAGGCTTAGAGATTAAGTGGTTTATCCAGAATTACATTATCAGAGCAGTAGAGCCAGGTTTTGAATATGGCCAGTCTTCCTTCAGAACTCAAGTCTTAACCTCTGCTTTACTTAATAGCATCATCTAATCTATTTCCTTTTCAGGAAAGCAAACTTACTTGTATGAGACAAACAAGACTGTACATTTCATATAGTTTATATATGCTAAATGCTtactgaataacaataacaatttaTCTTTGACTTTCTATATTTTTGTTCTTACTATAAATTCCATGGTGCTGAGCACAAAGTTGATGGTTGTTGGTAATACTTACTAATATCTCATCTCTTCTtgatgaaatttttcttttcctcattataATGATAGGGAcgctttgctttttttgtttgctgGGATTAAGTACTAATCCTAGAGGATTATTAAAGATTGGAAGCAACATGGAGAAATAAAACAATGAGCAACAATTCTCAAAGGGAGAGAAGGACAGGTAAGAACATTCACAGATTATTCTGCAACTTTAACTTCCTTATAATTGCTCATAGATACACaggaattattttaataataaattgttTTAGCAAAGTATTATGGCAGGTGcttctaaaatgtaaataatctGTCAGTAAACACTATgggctttaaaataattttcacaaaaggaaaaaaattatcaaattcaTATATTTCTAAATCATATTGCATTAACAGCCTATAcctaaatttttttctcaaagaattaaaaagaatctGATATTTTGAAAGTATAGTAAATTGACATTGAATTAGCTCCCTCAATTTACTTCTATAAAATGATATCACCAAAATGTTCTCATTTTTGTACAGTGGTATAACTGGAAAGCAATGCATGGCACACATGTAGCCAATATACTCTcagaattttacaaataaagacctatagtaaattttaaatgaaaaaagtatatGTGATCTATGTTTCTAGAGTCTTAGAAGTCAAAATATAAGTCTGTTGGGTATTATGGATATAAAACTGACTTGATGTCCACTTTATACATTAAAGGGGATGTACAtacaacacacatgcacacaaacatgaTACACATGCACGTAAACACACGATAATCCAGCAGCAACTACTATGATTATGATTTGAGGACGACAGTTGACTATGTAGACTATAAATGTAACTGGGACATGACACATACAGTAAAGTTTAGAGTATCAGCCTTTAGCTACAGATAAATATAAGCAATTTTATGATCTCAAAAAAATGAATTCTATAGTAAATAGTACACACacttgaaaaaatacatatacatatataagacaTTTCTTGACACTTTTAAACTAACGTcagataaatgaataagcaataacatgacaaa from Bos mutus isolate GX-2022 chromosome 8, NWIPB_WYAK_1.1, whole genome shotgun sequence carries:
- the SCRG1 gene encoding scrapie-responsive protein 1 codes for the protein MKFTVLALAVGLTLLLGVQAMPANRLSCYRKILKDRNCHSLPEGVADLTKIDVNVQDHFWDGKGCEMICYCNFSELLCCPKDVFFGPKISFVIPCNNH